One window of the Pyrus communis chromosome 17, drPyrComm1.1, whole genome shotgun sequence genome contains the following:
- the LOC137721953 gene encoding uncharacterized protein: protein MKDYPLDIRDEVRRAYILMGPFRAKDHDFPFTLHSNKKRWFVDNWLKDFHWLEYSISKDAAFCFYCYLFKVNFEQSSSDVFTEIGFQNWKHARTCFEKHVGIVGSFHNKAVEVAGNLMNQKAHIETVVVKQSEEARIAYRTCLNASIDCTKFLLQQGLSFRGHDESDTSNNRGNHLELMQFLADHDEKIKALVLDKASGNLKLIAYSIQKDLVHSCFVKTIKTIINDMKNARFFSLLVYEARDVSIKEQMAVVLRYVDKNGKVIERFVGVQHVPDTTSNTFKESIDAFIHFNELSFSNLQGQGYDGASNMKCEFNGLKTKILNDQPCAFYVHCFAHQLQLALVAVAKDNVDVNTFFLLANNVVNNIGASCKCRDALREMQQKELMKALENDSLMTG, encoded by the coding sequence ATGAAGGATTATCCTTTAGATATTCGAGATGAGGTCCGAAGAGCATATATATTGATGGGGCCTTTTAGAGCAAAAGATCATGATTTtccattcactttgcattcgaatAAAAAGCGATGGTTCGTTGATAATTGGTTGAAGGATTTTCATTGGTTGGAATATAGTATATCTAAAGATGCTGCATTTTGCTTTTATTGCTATCTATtcaaagtcaactttgaacaatCAAGCAGTGACGTCTTTACTGAGATAGGCTTTCAAAATTGGAAGCATGCAAGAACCTGTTTTGAAAAACATGTGGGAATTGTTGGTAGCTTTCACAATAAAGCTGTTGAAGTTGCTGGTAATCTAATGAATCAAAAGGCACATATTGAAACAGTTGTGGTCAAACAGTCAGAAGAAGCTCGTATAGCTTATCGCACTTGCTTGAATGCGTCAATTGATTGCACTAAGTTTTTGTTGCaacaaggtctttcatttcgtGGTCATGATGAAAGTGACACTTCAAACAATAGAGGTAACCATTTGGAGCTCATGCAATTCCTTGCGGATCATGATGAGAAAATAAAGGCTCTTGTGTTAGATAAAGCTTCGGGAAATCTCAAGCTAATAGCTTATTCAATTCAAAAAGATCTTGTTCATTCATGTTTCGTTAAAACCATTAAAACTATCATAAATGATATGAAGAATGCTAGGTTCTTTTCTCTATTGGTTTATGAGGCACGTGATGTTTCTATAAAAGAGCAAATGGCGGTGGTTTTGCGTTATGTGGACAAAAATGGGAAAGTCATTGAAAGGTTTGTAGGAGTTCAACATGTTCCCGACACCACTTCAAACACATTCAAGGAGTCTATTgatgcattcattcatttcaatgaGTTGAGCTTCTCCAATTTACAAGGGCAAGGTTACGATGGTGCTAGTAATATGAAATGTGAGTTCAATGGACTCAAGACAAAGATTTTGAATGATCAACCTTGTGCATTCTATGTTCATTGCTTTGCTCATCAACTCCAATTAGCTCTTGTTGCCGTAGCAAAGGATAATGTTGATGTTAACACATTCTTCCTATTGGCTAATAATGTGGTAAATAATATTGGAGCTTCATGTAAGTGTCGTGATGCACTTAGAGAGATGCAACAAAAAGAACTTATGAAAGCTCTTGAAAATGATTCTCTTATGACGGGATAA
- the LOC137721954 gene encoding uncharacterized protein: MALVNTCKEQLFYMRNDEGFGLLVNKVLPFCVQHHIEVINMDETYVAHGRSHRNTHKKTNRHCYKVELFFVVIDSQLTVLNDRFNETSTELLICLASLSPNDSFAAFDKEKLLRLTQLYPQDFTKQDLLALKDQLDIYIHYMRSRSDFSQL, encoded by the coding sequence ATGGCTTTAGTTAATACATGTAAAGAACAACTATTCTACATGAGGAATGATGAGGGGTTTGGCCTTTTGGTTAACAAAGTATTGCCATTTTGTGTCCAACATCATATTGAGGTTATTAACATGGATGAGACATATGTAGCTCATGGGAGATCGCACCGTAATACCCACAAAAAGACCAACCGTCATTGTTACAAAGTGGAGCTCTTTTTTGTTGTCATTGATTCCCAGCTTACTGTGTTAAATGATCGCTTCAATGAAACAAGTACCGAATTGCTCATTTGTTTGGCTAGTTTGAGTCCAAATGATTCTTTTGCAGcttttgacaaagaaaagctaCTTCGCCTTACTCAATTGTACCCTCAAGATTTTACGAAGCAAGACCTATTGGCACTTAAAGATCAACTCGATATTTATATTCATTATATGCGTTCGAGAAGTGACTTTTCTCAGTTGTAG